A DNA window from Mytilus edulis chromosome 14, xbMytEdul2.2, whole genome shotgun sequence contains the following coding sequences:
- the LOC139502598 gene encoding uncharacterized protein has protein sequence MPYSENERMNPVLSSKEIVTSGNHTTGEYNLEIRNVSYSNEGNYRCRLLKSRPVEYDISLEIEDKPQHVNETTDYYEPNEKHTETISTETAIQDTITQDGYDINNFSKIIRHKDCTHSNDNEFHFIVVCIASIVIIVVTVSCIGILTSLYYKNKYKKRNDPVVEIMHDYEEIESVNGDLLQVATVADGQIVEGNTTVIGIDGDPTLTLDTHIQIKNELNIANTIQESKENTLLATLFQSETDFITVYENHSNDIEDLDANLHPYETLGSEDYLDPYQPLQLR, from the exons ATGCCTTATAGTGAAAATGAACGAATGAATCCTGTATTAAGTAGTAAAGAGATCGTTACATCTGGGAATCATACAACGGGAGAATATAATCTTGAAATTCGCAATGTATCATACTCCAATGAAGGAAATTACAGGTGCAGATTACTGAAGAGTAGGCCGGTGGAATATGATATTTCGTTAGAAATAGAAG ATAAACCACaacatgtcaatgagacaactgactACTATGAACCAAATGAAAAGCATACGGAAACCATCTCTACTGAAACTGCCATACAGGATACCATAACTCAGGATGGATATGATATCAACAACTTCAGCAAGATCATTCGGCATAAAG ATTGCACCCACAGTAATGACAACGAATTTCATTTCATAGTCGTATGCATAGCTTCAATAGTAATTATAGTTGTAACTGTTTCCTGCATCGGTATTTTGACATCGCTATACTACAAGAATAAATATAAGAAACGAAATGATCCAGTTGTCGAAATAATGCATGATTATGAGGAAATCGAAAGCGTGAATGGTGACTTGTTACAAGTTGCAACAGTTGCTGATGGACAAATAGTCGAAGGAAACACTACAGTTATCGGAATAGATGGAGACCCAACTCTGACTTTGGATAcacatattcaaattaaaaacgaATTAAACATCGCGAATACAATACAAGAGTCAAAAGAAAACACTTTGCTTGCCACCCTTTTTCAGAGTGAGACCGATTTTATAACTGTTTATGAAAACCATAGCAACGATATTGAAGATCTCGATGCCAACCTTCATCCGTATGAAACACTAGGATCAGAAGACTACCTTGACCCATACCAACCACTGCAGTTACGATAA
- the LOC139502596 gene encoding uncharacterized protein, with protein sequence MVFENIDKNRLPSFQVICLLLLLRIELSNGSVSWSLATKPAVFGKDIELHCNLDDNTTLSNHRHWSKGDNVKVLVVNGKTVNDTKYSEKFDKAKRTSILTITSLESGDVNVPYTCQHGFHTYKKVLNMTVENFEYHPRSNNTIFKQDDDHISFLMKFEKVFPLPACRASIGGKNITQLLNISSVRNHVFYKVGISLKYHHISKGCIHHPFELDCCVGTKTIKQRFETANDVCLQIEQKAKQVHQNQDKDQTLGLVGRAVFILYIPVVVVGGFIVAKVIDECRKCTRSFR encoded by the exons atGGTGTTTGAAAATATAGATAAAAACCGGTTGCCAAGTTTCCAAGTG ATATGTCTATTGTTACTGCTCCGTATAGAATTATCAAATG GATCAGTATCATGGAGCTTAGCCACTAAACCAGCAGTATTTGGAAAAGATATTGAATTACACTGTAATTTGGATGATAATACTACACTTAGCAACCACAGACATTGGAGTAAAGGTGACAACGTTAAAGTATTGGTAGTAAATGGCAAGACTGTAAACGATACAAAATATTCCGAAAAGTTTGACAAGGCAAAACGTACCTCAATTTTAACTATTACGTCATTAGAATCTGGTGACGTTAACGTGCCATATACATGCCAACATGGTTTTCATACGTACAAGAAAGTTTTAAATATGACCGTGGAAAACTTCGAAT ACCATCCAAGAAGCAACAACACTATTTTCAAGCAAGATGACGACCATATatcatttttgatgaaatttgaaaaagtgTTTCCACTTCCTGCTTGCAGAGCGTCTATTGGG gGTAAGAATATAACGCAATTGTTGAACATAAGTTCTGTTCGAAATCATGTATTTTACAAAGTTGGAATCAGCCTGAAGTATCATCACATCTCGAAAGGATGCATTCACCATCCGTTCGAGCTAGACTGCTGCGTCGGAACAAAGACTATCAAACAACGTTTTGAGACAGCGAATGATGTTTGTCTTCAGATTGAACAGAAAGCAAAACAAG TTCATCAGAATCAAGACAAAGACCAGACTCTTGGACTAGTGGGACGCGCGGTATTTATACTATATATACCAGTGGTGGTTGTTGGCGGCTTCATTGTTGCCAAGGTCATCGACGAATGTAGAAAGTGTACTAGATCATTTAGATAA